In Acaryochloris marina S15, a single genomic region encodes these proteins:
- a CDS encoding DUF2237 family protein — MTKAMKTEATNVLGGPLQICCTSPMTGFYRDGKCNTGAGDMGAHIVCAQVTSEFLAYTKVQGNDLSSPAPIYGFPGLKPGDCWCLCASRWQQALEAGVAPPVKLAATHAMALEHVSLDDLKQYAVDAEGS, encoded by the coding sequence ATGACAAAAGCCATGAAGACAGAAGCCACCAATGTATTGGGAGGTCCCTTACAGATTTGCTGTACGTCACCCATGACCGGATTTTATCGGGATGGCAAGTGCAATACCGGTGCCGGAGATATGGGAGCGCACATTGTCTGTGCCCAAGTCACCTCAGAGTTTTTGGCCTACACCAAAGTGCAAGGCAATGATTTAAGTAGCCCAGCCCCCATCTATGGGTTTCCAGGGCTGAAGCCCGGTGACTGCTGGTGTTTATGTGCCTCTCGCTGGCAGCAGGCCCTAGAAGCAGGAGTAGCACCCCCCGTAAAGTTAGCCGCGACCCATGCCATGGCTTTAGAGCATGTCTCCCTCGATGATCTGAAACAATATGCTGTTGATGCTGAAGGCAGCTAA
- a CDS encoding type II toxin-antitoxin system HicB family antitoxin yields MKIKAVIHSAEEGGYWAEVPALPGCITEGDTKDEVINNLRDAIEGWLDVANERQVTQSPDQVVEIAV; encoded by the coding sequence ATGAAGATTAAAGCAGTTATCCATTCAGCAGAGGAAGGAGGTTATTGGGCAGAAGTTCCTGCACTTCCTGGTTGTATTACTGAAGGGGATACAAAAGACGAAGTGATAAATAACTTGAGGGACGCTATTGAGGGCTGGCTTGATGTTGCTAATGAGCGTCAGGTGACTCAATCACCTGATCAAGTAGTTGAAATTGCTGTATGA
- a CDS encoding SUMF1/EgtB/PvdO family nonheme iron enzyme, whose protein sequence is MGIKRRQFLWFGGTAVLSLASSPWSLAKSVRDIRQIARRITVRIMTQGPSGSGVLIKRNDNIYTVLTAAHVIKNSNRGEEAYVETYDGETHLLNTQLMQVDAKADIAIATFTTNNNYRVTDIGKFKNLGILDDIYVGGYPLADQAISVSTITLTRGEVASIGEFEDGYGFSYTAVTKAGMSGGPVLDREGRLIGIHGRAAGRRLQEVRIKDGLNLGIPINTAITAFGLGNKYRPLTAEQPENPEQPPSEPTEKETTEEPPEQKTLPGLSRFAFEVVGVNATGQIQKRSRQSAQYYRQDLKEGQSLDMVYIPGGRFSMGSPAAEANRQKSEGPQHQVIVPTFFMGKYPITQAQWQAVMGENPSKFQGANRPVERVSWEAATEFCQKLSELTGQEYRLPSEAEWEFAARAGTSSPFCVGATLTTEIANYDGNYTYGRGPRGTFRKATTPVGQFAPNTLGLYDMHGQVWEWCQDHWHDTYKGAPTNGSAWVKQDDLRSHRVRRGGSWYDGPHACRSAFRYRSLPSNFQNSYGLRVVCQDLKDI, encoded by the coding sequence ATGGGCATTAAGCGACGTCAGTTTTTGTGGTTCGGGGGGACTGCTGTTCTTAGTTTGGCCTCTTCCCCATGGTCTTTAGCCAAGTCGGTGCGGGATATTCGCCAAATTGCCCGCCGCATTACCGTTCGCATTATGACTCAAGGCCCCTCTGGTTCCGGGGTGTTGATCAAGCGGAATGACAATATCTACACCGTGCTAACGGCGGCCCATGTGATCAAAAACTCTAACCGGGGCGAGGAAGCCTATGTGGAAACCTATGACGGTGAAACCCATCTCCTCAACACTCAATTGATGCAGGTGGATGCCAAAGCGGATATTGCGATCGCAACCTTCACTACCAACAACAACTATCGCGTCACAGACATCGGCAAGTTTAAAAACCTCGGTATTTTGGATGATATTTATGTGGGGGGCTATCCTCTAGCCGATCAGGCCATTTCCGTCTCCACCATTACCCTCACCCGTGGAGAGGTGGCCTCCATTGGTGAATTTGAGGATGGCTATGGATTTTCCTACACCGCCGTCACCAAGGCAGGCATGAGTGGTGGCCCCGTATTGGATCGAGAAGGTCGTCTGATTGGCATTCATGGACGGGCAGCGGGGCGACGGCTCCAGGAGGTGCGGATTAAGGATGGCCTGAATTTGGGGATACCGATCAATACTGCGATCACAGCATTTGGCCTGGGTAATAAGTACAGGCCCCTCACTGCGGAGCAACCTGAAAACCCTGAACAACCTCCTTCTGAACCCACGGAAAAAGAGACCACGGAGGAGCCACCCGAACAGAAGACCCTGCCCGGACTGTCCCGGTTTGCCTTTGAAGTGGTTGGCGTCAATGCAACAGGCCAGATCCAAAAGCGAAGCCGTCAGTCTGCCCAGTATTATCGCCAAGATCTGAAAGAAGGACAGTCCCTGGATATGGTCTATATCCCTGGGGGACGGTTTAGCATGGGCTCTCCGGCGGCGGAAGCCAATCGCCAAAAAAGCGAAGGTCCCCAACATCAGGTGATAGTGCCCACCTTTTTTATGGGCAAATACCCCATTACCCAAGCCCAGTGGCAAGCGGTGATGGGTGAGAATCCATCGAAGTTTCAGGGGGCGAATCGTCCCGTTGAGCGAGTGAGTTGGGAAGCCGCCACGGAATTTTGCCAGAAACTTTCGGAACTCACGGGGCAGGAATATCGCTTACCCAGCGAGGCCGAATGGGAATTTGCCGCCCGCGCCGGGACGAGTTCTCCGTTTTGCGTCGGTGCAACCTTAACCACAGAGATAGCCAACTACGACGGCAACTATACCTATGGTCGCGGCCCTCGTGGCACCTTTAGAAAGGCCACCACTCCTGTAGGCCAGTTTGCCCCTAATACATTGGGCCTCTACGACATGCATGGTCAAGTCTGGGAATGGTGCCAAGATCATTGGCATGACACCTATAAAGGAGCACCCACGAATGGATCGGCTTGGGTGAAGCAAGATGATCTGCGATCTCACCGGGTTCGACGCGGGGGATCTTGGTACGATGGCCCTCATGCCTGCCGGTCAGCGTTTCGCTATCGCTCGTTGCCCAGCAACTTCCAGAACTCCTATGGCCTGAGAGTGGTGTGCCAAGACTTAAAGGATATTTAG
- the ndk gene encoding nucleoside-diphosphate kinase, whose amino-acid sequence MERTFLAVKPDGVQRGLVGEIIGRYEAKGFTLVGLKLMVVSRELAEQHYGEHKEKPFFGGLVDFITSGPVVAMVWEGKGVVAAARKVIGATNPLSSEPGTIRGDFGIDIGRNIIHGSDAVETAQREISLWFKPEELADWSPTLTSWIYE is encoded by the coding sequence GTGGAACGAACATTTTTGGCTGTAAAACCAGACGGCGTCCAGCGAGGTCTGGTGGGGGAAATTATTGGCCGTTACGAAGCCAAAGGGTTTACGTTAGTGGGTCTAAAGCTGATGGTCGTCAGCCGGGAGTTAGCCGAACAACATTACGGCGAGCATAAAGAAAAGCCCTTCTTTGGTGGCTTAGTTGACTTCATTACCTCTGGCCCCGTTGTGGCAATGGTCTGGGAAGGCAAAGGCGTCGTTGCTGCGGCCCGCAAAGTCATTGGCGCGACCAATCCCCTCAGCTCTGAGCCAGGAACCATTCGCGGCGATTTTGGTATCGATATTGGCCGCAATATCATTCACGGTTCTGACGCAGTCGAAACGGCTCAGCGCGAAATCAGCCTGTGGTTTAAGCCCGAAGAATTAGCAGATTGGTCTCCCACATTAACCTCCTGGATTTACGAATAA
- a CDS encoding phosphatase PAP2 family protein, protein MLKWPIHLGQSFRSPWQRVGIVATVLALGIFVAIATLLPQIEALDTQILLAIHNLHTPILDRLMVLVTYLGEPLILFPFTLGMGGILLWQKRRQEALGFVIAIGGSLGLNIWLKELFARHRPALWDQILHVPFYSFPSGHAMVSLVFYAVLIYGLIRQFRSFQLLMVAVGTSLIATIGFSRLYIGVHWPTDVVAGYAAGLVWLAICFISQSLLLARQREAITD, encoded by the coding sequence ATGTTGAAATGGCCAATTCACCTAGGTCAATCCTTCCGTTCGCCCTGGCAGCGCGTGGGAATAGTGGCAACGGTATTAGCCTTAGGTATTTTTGTTGCGATCGCAACCCTGCTCCCCCAAATAGAAGCCCTAGACACCCAGATTTTGCTAGCCATTCACAACCTCCATACGCCGATATTGGATCGGTTAATGGTGCTAGTGACCTATCTAGGTGAACCCCTGATTCTGTTTCCCTTCACCCTAGGCATGGGAGGGATATTGCTGTGGCAAAAACGACGCCAGGAAGCCTTAGGCTTCGTAATCGCGATTGGGGGCTCTTTGGGATTGAATATCTGGCTCAAAGAGCTATTTGCCCGTCATCGTCCTGCCCTCTGGGACCAAATTTTGCACGTGCCCTTCTATAGTTTTCCCAGCGGCCATGCCATGGTCTCCTTAGTCTTCTATGCCGTACTGATCTATGGGCTCATTCGCCAGTTTCGCTCCTTCCAGCTGCTGATGGTGGCCGTGGGCACGAGCCTGATTGCCACCATTGGGTTTAGTCGGCTTTATATTGGCGTTCATTGGCCCACAGACGTGGTAGCTGGATATGCCGCAGGCTTAGTCTGGTTAGCTATCTGCTTCATCTCCCAATCCTTACTATTGGCTAGGCAGAGGGAGGCCATAACCGATTGA
- a CDS encoding type II toxin-antitoxin system HicA family toxin, with the protein MRSVSGKRFCKILERKGWTLKRVTGSHHIYAKADVDGILSIPVHKNRDLKIRTLKALMKIAQLSEEDLI; encoded by the coding sequence ATGAGATCTGTTTCAGGTAAACGATTTTGCAAAATTTTGGAGCGAAAAGGTTGGACTTTAAAAAGAGTAACTGGTAGTCATCATATTTATGCAAAAGCTGACGTCGATGGAATTCTATCAATCCCAGTTCACAAGAATCGAGATTTAAAGATTAGAACTTTGAAAGCTTTAATGAAAATCGCTCAACTCTCTGAGGAGGATTTAATCTAA
- a CDS encoding SUMF1/EgtB/PvdO family nonheme iron enzyme, which translates to MQRRQFLCFGGTVLLSLVASPQSFAKSVDEIRKIARQITVKVLTQGPSGSGILIQKKGPVYTVLTAAHVIKNSNRGEEAYAMTNDGENHLLDTQSMKTGSNLDLAIATFYSNKTYGVTDIGQFKALDILDEIYVGGYPFADQGISVSTITLTRGEVASIGPFEDGYGFSYTAVTKAGMSGGPILNQAGQLVGIHGRAAGQRLKQFRLKDGLNLGIPIDTAIEVFGLEQLAPTVAQAPESESQPPEPEPPAEETPSPESDLASFTFEVLGVNDKGQVRKRTQQSAQYYRQPLVEGVDLEMVSIPEGQFTMGSPVTETHREKNEDPKHVVDVPGFFMGKYPITQAQWQAIMGDNPSKFQGANHPVDQVSWFLAEEFCQKLSVATGQDYRLPSEAEWEYAARAGTHTPFHFGKTITTDLANYDGNYTYDKGPKGTFRRKTLGVDQFTGNGFGLFNMHGQVWEWCLDHWHDHYKGAPTDGTAWIEKGDPKLQRVRRGGSWYDSPHACRSAFRYRSHPYTYKSSFGLRVVLPILKPSVEIIAVP; encoded by the coding sequence ATGCAGCGCAGACAGTTTTTATGCTTTGGGGGCACCGTCTTGCTCAGCCTTGTGGCCTCCCCCCAGTCCTTTGCTAAATCCGTTGATGAAATTCGTAAAATTGCCCGTCAGATCACTGTCAAGGTGCTGACTCAAGGGCCGTCTGGCTCGGGAATTTTGATTCAAAAAAAGGGGCCTGTCTATACGGTACTGACGGCGGCCCATGTGATCAAAAATTCCAATCGTGGGGAAGAAGCCTATGCCATGACGAATGATGGCGAAAATCACTTGCTCGATACCCAATCCATGAAAACCGGCTCTAACTTAGATCTTGCGATCGCAACGTTCTACAGCAATAAAACCTATGGTGTGACGGATATTGGCCAATTTAAAGCCCTAGATATTTTGGATGAGATTTATGTGGGCGGGTATCCCTTTGCCGATCAGGGCATTTCCGTCTCTACTATTACCCTGACTCGGGGAGAAGTCGCTTCTATTGGCCCCTTTGAGGATGGCTATGGGTTCTCCTATACGGCGGTGACCAAAGCGGGGATGAGCGGCGGCCCCATTCTCAATCAAGCGGGACAATTGGTGGGGATTCATGGTCGAGCGGCAGGACAGCGGTTAAAACAGTTTCGCCTCAAGGATGGTCTGAATCTGGGGATTCCCATCGATACTGCTATTGAGGTCTTTGGCTTGGAGCAGCTCGCTCCCACGGTGGCTCAAGCGCCTGAATCGGAGTCTCAACCCCCTGAGCCTGAGCCGCCAGCGGAAGAGACTCCCTCGCCTGAATCCGATTTGGCGAGCTTCACCTTTGAGGTTCTGGGGGTGAATGACAAGGGCCAGGTGCGTAAACGGACCCAACAGTCGGCCCAATACTATCGCCAACCCCTGGTAGAAGGAGTGGACTTGGAGATGGTGTCTATTCCAGAGGGACAGTTCACGATGGGCTCCCCTGTGACCGAAACCCATCGAGAGAAAAACGAAGATCCCAAACATGTGGTGGATGTCCCTGGGTTTTTTATGGGGAAATATCCCATTACCCAAGCCCAATGGCAGGCCATTATGGGGGACAATCCCTCTAAATTTCAGGGGGCCAATCATCCCGTCGATCAGGTCAGCTGGTTTTTAGCAGAAGAGTTTTGCCAAAAGCTATCGGTGGCCACGGGGCAGGATTACCGTTTGCCCAGCGAAGCGGAATGGGAATATGCAGCGCGAGCAGGCACCCACACGCCATTTCACTTTGGTAAGACTATCACCACAGATCTGGCCAATTACGACGGCAATTACACCTATGACAAAGGGCCGAAAGGAACCTTCAGACGAAAAACACTGGGAGTTGACCAATTCACGGGCAATGGGTTTGGCCTCTTCAATATGCATGGTCAAGTTTGGGAATGGTGTTTAGACCATTGGCATGATCATTACAAGGGGGCTCCCACTGATGGCACCGCCTGGATTGAGAAAGGAGACCCGAAACTGCAGCGAGTACGACGAGGGGGATCTTGGTATGATAGCCCCCATGCTTGCCGGTCTGCCTTTCGCTACCGTTCCCATCCTTATACCTATAAAAGTTCGTTTGGGTTACGGGTTGTCTTGCCAATCCTAAAGCCCTCGGTTGAGATAATTGCGGTGCCGTAG
- a CDS encoding DUF6348 family protein produces the protein MATLADVLIRLFKAQDIPCAVVEGWVLPNGQAPAIRGIWHPPKKAGAGCLDIEVLLPDGRLLIDRCAGLGEDNNAIMDGVQNFVLGSFPVLLACFYGKNDPEQVTTKRWSLAGSNWVAYIGNFSRRASQGIDIPVPKSAFTTIESAIEQSPLAADVHWFRTFYCHISAQQVFEALMDNQPWPQGEVALKDIPWEKCDGYYSVRNFLILKKEVSHTPG, from the coding sequence ATGGCAACCCTTGCAGATGTTTTAATTCGTCTATTTAAAGCCCAAGATATTCCCTGTGCCGTGGTTGAGGGTTGGGTGTTGCCCAATGGTCAAGCGCCTGCCATTCGGGGGATTTGGCATCCTCCCAAGAAAGCCGGGGCCGGCTGCCTAGATATAGAGGTCTTATTGCCCGATGGCAGACTGCTGATTGATCGCTGCGCGGGTCTAGGCGAAGACAACAACGCCATTATGGATGGGGTGCAAAATTTTGTACTGGGTTCCTTTCCAGTATTGTTAGCCTGCTTCTATGGCAAAAACGATCCAGAGCAAGTCACCACTAAGCGCTGGTCCCTAGCAGGTAGCAATTGGGTCGCCTATATCGGCAACTTTTCGCGACGCGCCTCCCAAGGCATTGATATTCCCGTTCCCAAGTCAGCCTTTACCACGATTGAATCTGCCATTGAACAGTCCCCCCTTGCTGCAGACGTGCATTGGTTTCGGACTTTTTATTGTCATATCAGCGCTCAGCAAGTCTTCGAGGCTTTGATGGATAATCAACCTTGGCCCCAGGGTGAAGTCGCGCTGAAAGACATCCCTTGGGAAAAATGCGATGGCTATTACAGTGTGAGAAATTTCTTGATCCTGAAAAAAGAAGTTTCCCATACCCCAGGCTAA
- a CDS encoding IS630 family transposase (programmed frameshift) has product MPKIYSYDLRCKVIDAIELDGMPPSEASDTFHISRNTINLWQRLKAETGDLHPIPRQHLGHSHKITDWDKFRAFAQEHRYKTQAQMAELWEGQISERTISRALKNIGFTRKKTYGYRQRDEHKRAEFVQKLTTVDPDDIVYADESGMDNRDEYDYGYGPKGERVYALKSGSRSGRVNMIAALRGKQLMAPFTIEGACNRTVFEIWLETCLIPMLKPGQKLVIDNATFHKEGRIEQLVEAAGCEVWYLPPYSPDLNKIERSWAWIKSRIRHQLEHFSSLREAMEHVLNLAS; this is encoded by the exons ATGCCTAAAATCTACAGCTACGATTTACGTTGCAAAGTGATCGATGCTATTGAACTTGATGGCATGCCTCCCTCAGAAGCGAGTGACACCTTTCATATCAGTCGTAACACCATTAATCTATGGCAACGTCTCAAAGCAGAAACAGGTGATCTTCATCCCATCCCTAGACAACACCTTGGCCATAGCCACAAAATCACAGACTGGGACAAGTTTCGAGCTTTTGCTCAAGAACATCGCTATAAAACCCAAGCTCAGATGGCCGAGTTGTGGGAGGGGCAAATCAGTGAGCGTACTATTTCAAGAGCGCTGAAGAATATTGGATTTACTCGA AAAAAGACCTATGGCTACCGCCAACGTGATGAGCACAAACGGGCTGAGTTCGTCCAAAAGTTAACAACAGTAGACCCAGACGATATCGTCTATGCTGACGAGTCAGGGATGGACAATCGAGATGAGTATGACTATGGCTATGGTCCCAAAGGTGAGCGGGTCTATGCTTTAAAGTCTGGTAGCAGAAGTGGACGAGTCAATATGATTGCAGCTTTGAGAGGAAAGCAGCTCATGGCCCCGTTCACGATTGAAGGGGCTTGCAATCGCACCGTATTTGAAATTTGGCTTGAGACTTGTTTGATACCGATGCTCAAACCGGGGCAGAAGTTAGTCATTGATAATGCCACCTTCCATAAGGAAGGGCGAATTGAGCAACTGGTAGAAGCCGCAGGATGTGAAGTGTGGTACTTGCCACCCTATTCTCCTGATTTGAATAAGATTGAACGGTCGTGGGCTTGGATTAAAAGTCGAATTAGACACCAATTAGAGCACTTCAGTTCACTTAGAGAAGCAATGGAACATGTGTTGAACCTAGCGTCCTAA
- a CDS encoding COR domain-containing protein — MATETPYQKAERKIAEARHTGATKLDLRCNWNADNSEKLTELPESLGQLSQLQSLNLRSNQLTALPESLGRLSQLQTLDLTNNQLTALPESLGRLSQLQSLNLSNNQLTALPESLGQLSQLQSLNLSSNQLTALPESLGRLSQLQTLDLTNNQLTALPESLGQLSQLQSLNLSRNQLTALPESLGQLTQLTELEISSNRLKKLPSSLARLTLLITLGAATTSLEVLPGWLGSLSNLQNLYLGKFVKEQNRQTYWGDNTNKLKTLPKSINQLKKLRLLDLEANQLTALPESLDNCELLEGLFLQDNEALGIPPEVLGPTLIESTISFSGEKAPADPKSILAWYLQSRTEPARRLNEAKMLLVGQGGVGKTSLVHYLIQNKPCNLGELPTEGINIDNWDVQGKKGTGGKFERINVHIWDFGGQEIMHATHQFFLTRRSLYLLVIDARAGEKESNIHYWLKIIQSYGGESPVLVVINKSDQHPHELNETRLIQDYPNIQGFIQTSCSTGQGIAKLRREIGKHIRRLPHVFNELPQSYFDVMAELEQAAAERNYIPIEDYRKISSRYNVKKSENQDRLIRFLHDLGVVLNFQDPDDPYGQNDPYVLNPEWVTDGVYAIINDKNLKEKRDGLLSCQQLSAVLNTLEGYPKNRHDFIVRKMMQFELAYQIDHRKQTHWLIPELLDPKEPKTLQWKPQESLNFQYAYTVLPAGVICRFIVRMHQHVNQNLSWRSGTVLKIDGNTVLVRGDIEKNKVFIAVQGAIKNRKESLAVVRDAFRYVHSTIPTLAPTEEVPLPDRPDVTVPYDHLLKLGEHGESKYFPVGADKCYSVTELLNGIDSIRYQNKRQGQRREERKKMGEKHVFISYCHDNKDDVSRLVEDLGNAGELVWWDEFILGGRDWKEAIREAMKNAYAVVVCLSPDLTKERYRSGVYPEIRDAITTFRQFGPGHSYIFPVRLAKCDVPPIEIDDTRTLERIQHIDLFPETKREAGLQKLLKSLATAPEHP; from the coding sequence ATGGCAACAGAAACGCCATATCAAAAGGCCGAACGTAAAATCGCCGAAGCGCGGCATACCGGAGCGACCAAGCTCGATCTGAGATGTAATTGGAATGCTGATAACTCTGAAAAGCTTACTGAGCTGCCAGAGTCGCTGGGCCAGCTCTCCCAGTTGCAATCGCTGAACCTCCGCAGCAACCAACTGACGGCGCTGCCGGAGTCGTTGGGTCGGCTCTCCCAGTTGCAGACGCTGGACCTCACCAACAACCAACTGACGGCGCTGCCGGAGTCGTTGGGTCGGCTCTCCCAGTTGCAATCGCTGAACCTCAGCAACAACCAACTGACGGCGCTGCCGGAGTCGCTGGGCCAGCTCTCCCAGTTGCAATCGCTGAACCTCAGCAGCAACCAACTGACGGCGCTGCCGGAGTCGTTGGGTCGGCTCTCCCAGTTGCAGACGCTGGACCTCACCAACAACCAACTGACGGCGCTGCCGGAGTCGCTGGGCCAGCTCTCCCAGTTGCAATCGCTGAACCTCAGCAGGAACCAACTGACGGCGCTGCCGGAGTCGCTGGGCCAGCTTACACAACTGACTGAATTAGAAATTTCAAGTAACCGACTCAAAAAGTTGCCATCATCTTTGGCACGGCTCACTCTGTTGATCACGCTTGGAGCTGCTACGACATCTCTTGAAGTGCTACCGGGGTGGCTAGGCTCTCTCTCGAATCTACAGAATCTCTACTTAGGGAAGTTTGTCAAGGAACAGAATCGTCAAACATATTGGGGTGATAATACTAATAAGCTGAAGACATTACCAAAATCAATCAACCAGCTTAAAAAACTACGTTTGCTTGATCTTGAAGCAAACCAATTGACGGCGCTGCCTGAGTCGCTGGACAACTGTGAGTTACTGGAAGGCCTCTTCCTCCAAGACAACGAGGCGTTGGGCATTCCGCCAGAGGTCCTTGGCCCGACCTTGATTGAATCTACAATATCATTTAGCGGAGAGAAAGCTCCAGCCGATCCAAAGTCAATCCTGGCCTGGTACTTGCAATCGCGGACTGAACCTGCGCGACGGCTAAACGAAGCGAAGATGTTATTGGTCGGTCAGGGTGGCGTAGGCAAGACTTCGCTGGTTCACTACCTTATCCAAAACAAGCCGTGCAATCTTGGCGAGCTGCCGACCGAAGGCATCAATATCGATAACTGGGACGTCCAAGGCAAGAAAGGCACTGGCGGTAAGTTCGAGCGGATCAACGTCCATATCTGGGATTTTGGCGGCCAGGAAATTATGCACGCCACGCACCAGTTTTTCCTCACGCGCCGCAGTCTCTACCTCCTCGTGATCGACGCACGCGCTGGCGAAAAGGAGAGTAACATCCATTACTGGCTAAAGATCATCCAGAGCTACGGGGGTGAGTCGCCCGTGCTAGTGGTGATAAATAAAAGCGATCAGCATCCCCACGAACTGAATGAAACGCGCCTGATACAAGACTACCCGAACATCCAAGGTTTCATCCAGACAAGTTGTTCCACAGGCCAAGGAATCGCGAAACTTCGCCGCGAGATCGGCAAGCATATCCGTCGCCTGCCGCACGTCTTTAATGAACTGCCGCAGAGCTACTTTGATGTTATGGCCGAACTAGAGCAGGCAGCGGCTGAGAGAAACTACATCCCAATTGAAGACTATCGTAAGATTTCCAGTCGCTATAATGTCAAGAAGTCTGAAAACCAAGATCGCTTGATCCGTTTTCTGCACGATCTAGGCGTAGTCCTTAACTTCCAGGACCCCGACGATCCCTATGGTCAGAACGATCCCTACGTCCTCAATCCTGAATGGGTAACTGATGGTGTTTATGCAATCATCAATGACAAGAACCTGAAAGAGAAACGAGACGGTCTCCTAAGTTGTCAGCAGCTTTCAGCAGTGCTGAACACGCTTGAAGGATATCCCAAAAACCGTCATGATTTCATCGTGCGCAAGATGATGCAGTTTGAGTTGGCCTATCAAATTGATCATCGCAAGCAGACACACTGGCTGATCCCGGAACTGCTCGACCCAAAAGAGCCTAAGACGCTCCAATGGAAGCCTCAAGAATCATTGAACTTCCAATATGCTTATACTGTCCTACCAGCCGGTGTGATCTGTCGCTTCATTGTGCGGATGCACCAGCATGTGAACCAAAATCTCAGTTGGCGAAGCGGGACAGTACTGAAGATTGATGGCAACACGGTTCTTGTTCGCGGAGACATAGAGAAAAACAAGGTATTTATAGCGGTGCAAGGAGCGATCAAGAACCGGAAAGAAAGCCTTGCTGTTGTACGTGACGCTTTCCGTTACGTTCATTCGACAATTCCGACGCTGGCCCCCACAGAGGAAGTGCCATTGCCAGACAGACCAGACGTTACGGTGCCGTATGATCACCTTTTGAAGCTGGGGGAACATGGTGAAAGTAAGTACTTCCCGGTTGGAGCGGACAAATGCTATTCGGTAACAGAATTGCTGAACGGCATCGATTCAATTCGCTATCAGAATAAACGCCAAGGGCAAAGACGAGAGGAGAGAAAAAAAATGGGAGAGAAGCACGTTTTTATATCTTATTGCCACGACAACAAGGACGACGTTTCGCGGCTGGTTGAAGATCTGGGAAATGCAGGCGAATTAGTGTGGTGGGATGAGTTCATTCTTGGCGGTCGTGACTGGAAGGAAGCAATACGCGAGGCGATGAAAAATGCCTATGCCGTAGTGGTCTGCCTGTCGCCGGACTTGACCAAGGAGCGTTATCGTTCTGGTGTCTATCCCGAAATACGCGACGCAATTACCACCTTCAGACAGTTCGGCCCTGGACATTCCTACATCTTTCCCGTGCGGTTAGCGAAATGCGATGTTCCACCCATTGAGATTGACGACACGCGAACATTGGAGCGGATTCAGCACATCGATCTGTTTCCAGAAACAAAACGCGAAGCTGGTTTGCAGAAGCTTCTTAAGTCACTGGCTACAGCGCCAGAACACCCCTGA